The following coding sequences are from one Carettochelys insculpta isolate YL-2023 chromosome 5, ASM3395843v1, whole genome shotgun sequence window:
- the ATOSB gene encoding atos homolog protein B, whose product MRHIHGEAPLPQEHGPDSGLARPGGQAALEPAPEHCPRRSIVMGYNKTEIKRQKVYQVSIFSHLSSCSEPAEQRAGGGRQALKRGYPEQCTLGAGQDPKRAHWGSPGAEARQDGVPGEQHPGQDSPDDDTLEDGLLVEELSLGGSAQHFSHSGLRVVEHRCEGSPSRAGGREGSPRACGEDRSQEAVAWPRSAACSTLHTRDGCPAPLGDGPVGSPRACGSAGSRERPCLAGTREQPAEGGGAQGQERASSQNLLDLDLHNIAQNSREEQPGGSPAHSNGAGAEWEPRAEANGHKEASTPRGAPELESNGLSSSEKTPWTGARLCGGSCPAKRKLLPSGEGGTDPGSEDESAMPVRKKRAPLCHPILSACRSTDAKGAPFWNHLLPGAKSSAECPAAGRRLKSGLRLKSRHLRSSLRKGPVGTRPSAAAWPTTSISHALLGNFEESILKGRFAPSGRIEGFTAEIGASGSYCPQHATLPVAVTYFDVSEHRAPSPFLGVIDLEALGKKGYSVPKAGTIQVTLFNPNKTVVKMFLVTYDFQDMPANHMTFLRHRIFLVPVGEEGPSEAPSNSACPSLPRRVLCYLMHLRFHSSKSGKIYLHDDIRLLFSRKSIEVDSGIPYELKSFTEMPRNPCYSPRA is encoded by the exons ATGCGGCACATCCATGGCGAGGCGCCCCTCCCCCAGGAGCATGGCCCGGACTCAGGCTTGGCCCGGCCAGGCGGCCAGGCAGCTTTGGAGCCTGCCCCAGAGCACTGCCCCCGCCGCAGCATCGTGATGGGCTACAACAAGACTGAGATCAAGCGCCAGAAGGTTtaccaggtctccatcttctcccACCTGTCCAGCTGCTCCGAGCCGGCAGAGCAGAGAGCCGGTGGGGGGCGGCAGGCCCTCAAGAGAGGTTACCCGGAGCAGTGTACTCTGGGGGCTGGTCAGGACCCCAAGCGAGCTcactgggggagccctggggctgaagccaggcAGGATGGGGTCCCCGGGGAGCAGCACCCTGGCCAGGACTCCCCAGACGACGACACCTTGGAGGATGGGCTGCTGGTGGAGGAGCTGTCCCTTGGTGGCTCTGCCCAGCACTTTTCCCACAGCGGCctgcgggtggtggagcaccgcTGCgaaggcagccccagccgggcaggggggcgggagggcagccccagggcctgcGGCGAGGACAGATCGCAGGAGGCTGTCGCCTGGCCACGgagcgcagcatgcagcactttgCACACGAGAGACGGttgccctgccccactgggggatggccctgtggggagccccagagcatGCGGCTCAGCGGGGAGCAGGGAGCGCCCCTGTTTGGCtggaaccagggagcagcctgcggaggggggcggggcccaggggCAGGAAAGGGCTAGCAGCCAAAATCTACTTGACCTTGATTTGCACAATATTGCACAAAACTCCCGGGAGGAGCAGCCAGGGGGCAGCCCTGCCCATAGCAATGGGGCTGGCGCAGAGTGGGAGCCGCGGGCCGAGGCCAACGGACACAAGGAGGCCAGCACCCCACGGGGGGCTCCAGAGCTCGAGAGCAACGGCCTGAGCTCTTCTGAGAAAACGCCCTGGACGGGGGCCCGGCTCTGTGGGGGCAGCTGTCCGGCCAAGAGGAAGCTGCTGCCCTCGGGCGAAGGTGGGACGGACCCGGGTTCGGAAGACGAGAGTGCCATGCCGGTGAGGAAGAAGAGGGCCCCGCTGTGCCACCCCATACTGAGCGCCTGCCGCAGCACTGATGCCAAGGGTGCCCCCTTCTGGAACCACCTGCTTCCGGGAGCCAAG AGCTCGGCAGAGTGCCCTGCAGCGGGGCGACGGTTGAAGAGTGGGCTGCGCCTGAAATC GAGACATCTCCGCAGTAGCCTCCGGAAGGGGCCTGTGGGCACCCggccctctgcagctgcctggcccacCACCTCCATCAGCCATGCTCTGCTGGGGAACTTTGAG GAGTCCATCCTGAAGGGGCGCTTTGCTCCCTCGGGCAGGATTGAAGGGTTCACTGCAGAGATCGGGGCCAGCGGCTCCTACTGCCCCCAACACGCCACCTTGCCCGTCGCTGTCACCTACTTCGACGTCTCGGAACACCGTGCGCCCTCGCCTTTCCTG GGAGTGATCGACTTGGAAGCCTTGGGAAAGAAGGGATACAGCGTCCCCAAAGCTGGGACCATCCAAGTG ACCTTATTTAACCCTAACAAAACTGTGGTGAAGATGTTCCTGGTGACGTACGACTTCCAGGATATGCCGGCCAACCACATGACCTTTCTGCGCCACCGCATCTTCCTGGTGcccgtgggggaggaggggcccagCGAGGCGCCCAGCAACTcggcctgccccagcctgcccaggAGGGTTCTCTGCTACCTGATGCACCTGAG GTTCCACAGCTCCAAGTCGGGGAAGATCTACCTTCACGACGACATCCGGCTGCTCTTCTCCCGCAAGTCCATCGAGGTTGACTCGGGGATCCCCTACGAACTGAAATCCTTCACAGAGATGCCACGGAACCCCTGCTACTCACCCCGGGCCTGA